A genomic segment from Sulfuritalea hydrogenivorans sk43H encodes:
- the hemE gene encoding uroporphyrinogen decarboxylase: protein MSPSTRPKNDTFLRALLREPVEYTPVWLMRQAGRYLPEYNETRRRAGNFLNLCKNPQLACEVTLQPLARFELDAAILFSDILTVPDAMGLGLYFAEGEGPKFERPLREEWAIRDLTAPDPNVHLRYVMDAVAEIRRALGGSVPLIGFSGSPWTLACYMVEGGSGSATDYRTVKTMLYDRPDLMHHILDVTATAVTDYLNAQIESGAQAVMIFDSWGGALSHAAYREFSLAYMQRIVAGLKREHGGERVPCIVFTKGGGQWLEAIADIGCDAVGLDWTTDLGEARRRVGGRVALQGNLDPMALFASPEKVAAEARRVLDSFGTDAGGGNSSGGHVFNLGHGISQFTPPENVKVLVDTVHSHSRRGSARG from the coding sequence ATGTCACCCTCGACCCGCCCCAAGAACGATACCTTCCTGCGCGCATTGCTGCGCGAACCCGTCGAGTACACGCCGGTCTGGCTGATGCGCCAGGCCGGACGCTACCTGCCCGAGTACAACGAGACGCGCCGCCGCGCCGGCAACTTCCTCAATCTCTGCAAGAACCCGCAACTCGCCTGCGAAGTCACGCTGCAGCCGCTGGCGCGCTTCGAGCTCGATGCGGCGATCCTGTTTTCAGACATCCTCACCGTGCCCGACGCGATGGGCCTCGGCCTGTATTTCGCCGAAGGCGAAGGGCCGAAGTTCGAGCGGCCGCTGCGCGAGGAATGGGCGATTCGCGATCTGACGGCCCCGGATCCCAACGTGCACCTGCGCTACGTGATGGATGCCGTGGCCGAGATTCGGCGCGCGCTGGGCGGCTCGGTGCCGCTGATCGGCTTTTCCGGCAGCCCGTGGACCCTGGCCTGCTATATGGTCGAGGGCGGCTCCGGCTCGGCGACCGACTACCGCACGGTCAAGACCATGCTCTACGATCGTCCCGACCTGATGCACCACATTCTCGATGTCACGGCGACGGCAGTGACGGATTACCTAAACGCGCAGATTGAATCCGGCGCGCAGGCCGTGATGATTTTCGATTCCTGGGGCGGCGCGCTGTCGCACGCGGCCTATCGCGAATTCTCGCTGGCCTACATGCAGCGCATCGTGGCCGGCCTCAAGCGCGAGCATGGCGGCGAGCGCGTGCCCTGCATCGTGTTCACCAAGGGTGGCGGCCAGTGGCTGGAGGCGATCGCCGACATCGGCTGCGACGCGGTCGGCCTCGACTGGACCACCGATCTGGGCGAGGCACGCCGGCGCGTCGGCGGTCGTGTTGCGTTGCAGGGCAATCTTGATCCGATGGCCCTGTTCGCTTCACCGGAGAAGGTGGCCGCCGAAGCGCGGCGCGTGCTGGACAGTTTCGGCACCGATGCCGGTGGCGGAAACAGTTCCGGCGGACATGTCTTCAATCTTGGTCATGGCATTTCGCAATTCACGCCGCCCGAGAACGTGAAAGTTTTGGTTGACACCGTGCACAGCCACAGCCGGCGCGGGTCCGCGCGCGGCTGA
- a CDS encoding primosomal protein N', which translates to MNIVRVALDLPLPRLFDYLAPDSAQSDIGRRVIVPFGKASRTGVIIEVAAASEHPDDKLKAVTEILRDMPALPPEWLALCEFCARYYQTPLGEVTSFALPPMLRRGKLPRIRKAAQKIAVPPPTPLPQLLASQQAAVDAIVEVAGFHTLLLHGVTGSGKTEVYLRAIDAVLARGGQALMLVPEIALTPQLEGRVAARFPAAHIVCANSGMADAARARGFLDALAGRADIVLGTRLAVFMPMPRLQLIVVDEEHDASFKQQDGLRYSARDVAVWRAHQLSIPIVLGSATPSLETFHHASTGRYKMLELPERAVADAMPVVRIVDTRREKLQEGLSAALLAGLQQRLERGEQSLVFLNRRGYAPVLACPPCGWISRCQRCAANLVLHLADQRLRCHHCGFETRVPRACPDCGNVDLLPFGRGTQRLETMLAERFPEASVLRIDRDSASTPKKWQALLATIHEGSADILVGTQMLAKGHDFPLLTLVGAVGADAALFAADFRAPERLFAQLMQVGGRSGRADLPGEVLIQTEYPDHPLYRALVDHDYVRFARSQLDERRIAGFPPFSFQAMLRAEARSMEQSLAFLAAAREAATILPNSLADAVTLYDPVPMRLQRLMTLERGQLLVESLSRPALQAFLTAWMEKLYALKMPGGLRWHLDVDPLEF; encoded by the coding sequence ATGAACATCGTTCGCGTTGCCCTCGATTTGCCGCTGCCGAGACTTTTTGATTATCTCGCGCCGGACTCTGCCCAAAGTGATATCGGTCGACGGGTAATCGTGCCCTTCGGCAAGGCTTCGCGGACCGGAGTGATCATCGAGGTCGCGGCGGCGAGCGAACACCCGGACGACAAGCTGAAAGCCGTCACGGAGATTTTGCGCGACATGCCGGCACTGCCTCCGGAATGGTTGGCCCTCTGCGAATTCTGCGCGCGCTATTACCAGACGCCGCTGGGCGAAGTGACTTCCTTCGCGCTGCCGCCGATGCTGCGACGCGGCAAGCTGCCACGGATCAGGAAGGCTGCGCAGAAGATCGCCGTTCCGCCCCCGACACCCTTGCCGCAACTGCTGGCTTCCCAGCAGGCAGCGGTCGACGCCATTGTCGAGGTCGCCGGTTTTCACACGCTGTTGCTGCACGGCGTCACCGGCAGCGGCAAGACCGAGGTCTATCTGCGCGCCATCGACGCCGTTCTCGCGCGCGGCGGCCAGGCGCTGATGCTGGTGCCGGAGATCGCGCTGACGCCGCAACTCGAAGGCCGCGTCGCGGCGCGCTTTCCCGCCGCGCACATCGTCTGCGCCAACAGCGGCATGGCCGATGCGGCGCGCGCGCGGGGCTTTCTCGATGCGCTCGCGGGCCGCGCCGACATCGTGCTCGGCACCCGCCTTGCGGTCTTCATGCCCATGCCGCGCCTGCAACTGATCGTCGTCGACGAGGAACACGATGCCTCCTTCAAGCAGCAGGACGGCCTGCGCTATTCGGCGCGCGATGTCGCGGTCTGGCGCGCCCATCAGTTAAGCATTCCGATCGTGCTGGGTTCGGCGACCCCCTCGCTGGAGACCTTCCATCACGCCAGCACCGGGCGTTACAAGATGCTGGAACTGCCCGAGCGCGCCGTGGCCGACGCCATGCCGGTGGTGCGCATCGTCGACACGCGGCGCGAGAAGTTGCAGGAAGGCCTTTCCGCCGCACTGCTCGCCGGCCTGCAGCAGCGGCTCGAGCGCGGCGAGCAGAGCCTGGTCTTCCTCAATCGCCGCGGCTATGCGCCGGTGCTGGCCTGTCCGCCCTGCGGCTGGATTTCGCGCTGCCAGCGCTGCGCCGCCAACCTGGTGCTGCACCTGGCCGACCAGCGCCTGCGCTGCCACCATTGCGGCTTCGAAACCCGCGTGCCGCGCGCCTGCCCCGACTGCGGCAACGTCGACCTGCTGCCTTTCGGGCGCGGCACGCAGCGCCTTGAAACCATGCTCGCCGAGCGCTTTCCCGAAGCCAGCGTGCTGCGCATCGACCGCGACTCCGCGAGCACGCCGAAAAAGTGGCAGGCGCTGCTCGCCACCATCCACGAAGGCTCCGCCGACATCCTCGTCGGCACCCAGATGCTGGCCAAGGGCCATGACTTTCCGCTGCTCACCCTGGTGGGTGCGGTTGGCGCCGATGCCGCGCTGTTCGCCGCCGACTTCCGCGCCCCCGAACGGCTCTTCGCGCAACTCATGCAGGTCGGCGGCCGCAGCGGACGCGCCGACCTGCCCGGCGAGGTGCTGATCCAGACCGAGTATCCCGATCATCCGCTGTACCGGGCGCTGGTCGACCACGACTACGTGCGCTTCGCCCGCAGCCAGCTCGACGAGCGCCGCATTGCCGGTTTTCCACCCTTCAGCTTCCAGGCCATGCTGCGCGCCGAAGCGCGCAGCATGGAGCAGTCGCTGGCCTTCCTCGCCGCCGCGCGCGAAGCCGCCACGATCTTGCCAAATTCGCTGGCCGACGCCGTCACGCTCTACGATCCGGTGCCGATGCGCCTGCAGCGCCTGATGACGCTGGAGCGCGGCCAACTGCTGGTCGAATCGCTCAGTCGTCCGGCCTTGCAGGCCTTTCTGACGGCGTGGATGGAAAAGCTCTACGCGCTGAAAATGCCCGGCGGCTTGCGCTGGCATCTGGACGTGGACCCGCTGGAGTTCTAG
- a CDS encoding IS5 family transposase, with protein MKQMTLAAVKGFEKHGRTTRKAEFLARMDGLMPWAEFCALIEPHYPKAGNGRPPVGVERMLRMYCVANWFNLSDEACEDALYDVAVFRDFCRFDFGRERAPDSTTLLHFRHLMEEHKLGAALFAKVGELLLANGMKLSGGTIVDATLIAAPPSTKNQEKRRDPEMHQTKKGNEWHFGMKLHIGTDSQTGLVHSASVTAANVHDSHQVPNLLHGEETRFYGDSAYRGKQQRERLKDIAPKAKDFTNKRAYKNHPLSEADKETNRRKSSVRSKVEHPFLTLKRLWGFAKVRYRGLAKNANRAFAMLAMLNISKWGRPLMGEVRPA; from the coding sequence ATGAAGCAGATGACGCTGGCGGCAGTGAAAGGATTCGAGAAGCACGGCCGAACGACGCGCAAGGCGGAATTTCTGGCGAGAATGGACGGCTTGATGCCGTGGGCCGAGTTCTGTGCGTTGATCGAGCCGCATTACCCGAAGGCCGGGAATGGCCGTCCGCCGGTGGGTGTAGAGCGGATGCTGCGGATGTACTGCGTCGCCAATTGGTTCAACCTGAGCGACGAAGCCTGCGAAGACGCGCTCTACGACGTGGCCGTGTTTCGAGACTTCTGCCGATTCGATTTTGGCCGCGAACGGGCGCCCGATTCGACGACCTTGCTTCACTTTCGTCACTTGATGGAAGAGCACAAGCTGGGCGCGGCGCTGTTCGCCAAGGTGGGCGAATTGCTGCTGGCCAACGGCATGAAGCTGTCCGGTGGCACGATTGTCGATGCCACACTGATCGCTGCGCCCCCCTCGACCAAGAATCAAGAGAAACGCCGTGACCCCGAGATGCATCAAACCAAAAAGGGCAACGAGTGGCACTTCGGCATGAAGCTGCACATTGGCACCGACAGTCAGACGGGCCTGGTTCATAGCGCGAGCGTCACTGCGGCGAATGTCCATGACAGCCACCAAGTGCCGAACCTGCTGCATGGCGAGGAAACCCGTTTCTACGGTGACAGTGCCTACCGGGGCAAGCAGCAGCGGGAACGACTCAAGGACATTGCGCCGAAGGCGAAAGACTTCACCAACAAACGCGCCTACAAGAATCATCCCTTGAGCGAAGCCGACAAGGAAACCAACCGGCGCAAGTCCAGTGTGCGTTCCAAGGTCGAGCACCCGTTTCTTACCTTGAAGCGCCTGTGGGGATTTGCCAAGGTTCGCTATCGCGGCTTGGCGAAGAATGCCAACCGCGCTTTCGCCATGCTGGCGATGCTCAACATCAGCAAATGGGGCCGACCTCTGATGGGAGAGGTGCGTCCGGCATGA
- a CDS encoding MFS transporter yields MNLWLRIFLPFAAGYYFSYFLRNVNAVIAPELTRELGVSAADLGLLTSAYLLAFGAVQLPLGLALDRYGARRVEAFLLLIAAAGCALFAAGNSLSELAVARALIGLGVSSCLMASFKAFSQWFGIERQASLNAAIMAAGGLGALTASTPLAWAIPQFGWRAVFVALAIAGAAAAVAIFSTPDKTGSAHAEPLRTQLAGLVEILTSRAFWRYAPQSTLIVGGFLALQGLWAVPWLMNFAGLPRAAAAHHLLLMGSGMLIGFLGIAFGVAPLAARGVTPLRLLQAGMGIGLLATLLIVLGAEPGEPLWFIFGLVFSAGNLAYALLQGHYGAALAGRVNTALNLMVFVGAFLIQWGFGAVVDGLQAGGYATRDAYQATFAGLLALQAASWLWFLRKA; encoded by the coding sequence ATGAACCTGTGGCTGCGAATTTTCCTGCCCTTCGCCGCGGGCTATTATTTCTCCTACTTCCTGCGCAACGTCAATGCCGTCATCGCGCCGGAACTGACGCGCGAGCTGGGAGTCTCGGCCGCCGACCTGGGCTTGCTGACCAGCGCCTACCTGCTCGCCTTCGGCGCCGTGCAGTTGCCGCTGGGCCTCGCACTCGACCGCTACGGCGCGCGCCGCGTCGAAGCCTTCCTGTTGCTGATCGCCGCCGCCGGCTGCGCGCTGTTCGCCGCCGGCAACTCGCTCTCCGAACTGGCAGTGGCCCGCGCGTTGATCGGACTAGGTGTGTCGTCCTGCCTGATGGCCTCCTTCAAGGCCTTCAGCCAGTGGTTCGGCATCGAACGGCAGGCTTCGCTCAATGCCGCCATCATGGCCGCGGGCGGCCTCGGCGCGCTCACCGCCTCGACGCCGCTGGCGTGGGCGATTCCCCAGTTCGGCTGGCGCGCCGTGTTCGTTGCGCTGGCCATTGCCGGCGCGGCCGCCGCCGTCGCCATCTTCAGCACGCCGGACAAGACCGGCAGCGCGCACGCCGAACCGCTGCGCACCCAGCTCGCCGGCCTCGTCGAGATCCTCACCAGTCGCGCCTTCTGGCGCTATGCGCCGCAATCGACGCTGATCGTCGGCGGCTTCCTGGCATTGCAGGGATTGTGGGCGGTGCCCTGGCTGATGAACTTCGCGGGCCTGCCGCGCGCAGCCGCCGCCCATCACTTGCTGCTGATGGGCAGCGGCATGCTGATCGGCTTTCTCGGCATCGCCTTCGGCGTCGCGCCGCTGGCGGCGCGCGGCGTGACGCCGCTGCGGCTGTTGCAGGCCGGCATGGGGATCGGTCTGCTGGCGACCTTGCTGATCGTGCTCGGCGCCGAACCCGGCGAACCCTTGTGGTTCATCTTCGGCCTGGTTTTTTCGGCCGGCAACCTCGCCTACGCGCTGTTGCAGGGCCACTACGGCGCAGCACTGGCCGGCCGCGTCAACACCGCGCTGAACCTGATGGTATTCGTCGGTGCCTTCTTGATCCAGTGGGGATTCGGCGCGGTGGTGGATGGCTTGCAGGCCGGCGGTTACGCCACGCGCGACGCCTACCAGGCGACGTTTGCCGGGCTGCTGGCGCTGCAGGCGGCAAGCTGGCTCTGGTTCCTGAGGAAAGCCTAG
- a CDS encoding MOSC domain-containing protein — MVVAMTLAATLDGLFIGRVAQLAGDSRSSAIVKTATREPCLLTTEGLAGDEQADRRVHGGAQKAVHLYPAEHYARLAAAFPEARHMVPGGLGENLSTRGLTEATVCIGDVFRINAARLQVSQPRSPCWKIDHHAGVDGMVALIVAERLNGWYFRVLAGDRIAAGDTLELDSRPAGAVTLAEYLDVLHAARPPLEQLLRIAAAPGLSPDKRQRLEERAEWLRSNGSDE, encoded by the coding sequence GTGGTTGTGGCCATGACGCTGGCGGCGACCCTCGACGGCCTGTTCATCGGGCGCGTGGCGCAACTGGCCGGCGACAGCCGCAGCAGCGCGATCGTCAAGACTGCCACGCGCGAGCCCTGCCTGCTCACAACGGAAGGCCTGGCCGGCGATGAGCAGGCCGACCGTCGCGTGCATGGCGGCGCGCAGAAAGCCGTGCATCTCTATCCGGCGGAACATTACGCGCGACTCGCCGCCGCCTTTCCCGAGGCGCGTCACATGGTCCCCGGCGGCCTTGGCGAAAACCTGTCCACGCGCGGCCTGACCGAGGCCACTGTCTGCATCGGCGATGTCTTCCGCATCAACGCGGCGCGCCTCCAGGTCTCGCAACCGCGTTCGCCCTGCTGGAAAATCGACCACCATGCCGGCGTCGACGGCATGGTCGCGCTGATTGTCGCCGAACGCCTCAACGGCTGGTATTTTCGCGTCCTCGCCGGCGACCGGATCGCCGCCGGCGACACGCTGGAACTCGATTCGCGGCCGGCCGGCGCGGTGACGCTCGCCGAATACCTCGACGTGCTGCACGCCGCTCGGCCGCCGCTGGAACAACTGCTGCGTATTGCCGCGGCGCCCGGGCTCAGCCCGGACAAGAGGCAGCGGCTCGAAGAACGCGCCGAATGGCTGCGCAGCAACGGGAGCGATGAATGA
- a CDS encoding ROK family protein, which translates to MRIGVDLGGSKIEIIALGDGGEVLLRERVATPQGDYRGTLNAVAGLVSVAESRVTSLRTCARDGIHPDGACRPAKRNPRQTESGTASVGVGIPGAESLDTGLIKNANSTCLIGQPLKRDLEALLQREVRIANDANCFALSEAADGAGAGARVVFGVILGTGVGGGIVVDGKLLTGANAIAGEWGHNPMPGEYHKDACYCGRKDCIELYLSGPGLAADHRRVTGADFSALDIARHAANGDAACEVTLQRHEARLARALAQVINILDPDVIVLGGGLSNMERLYENVPRLWGEHVFSDRVATKLLKHRHGDSSGVRGAAWLWP; encoded by the coding sequence ATGCGGATCGGCGTCGATCTCGGCGGCAGCAAGATCGAAATCATCGCGCTCGGCGACGGTGGCGAGGTCTTGCTGCGCGAGCGCGTGGCGACGCCGCAAGGCGATTATCGAGGGACGCTGAATGCGGTGGCGGGTCTGGTCTCGGTGGCCGAGTCAAGAGTTACGTCCCTGCGCACTTGCGCCAGGGACGGTATCCACCCGGACGGCGCTTGCCGGCCCGCGAAGCGGAATCCCCGGCAGACAGAGTCCGGTACGGCGAGTGTCGGCGTCGGCATTCCCGGCGCGGAATCGCTGGACACCGGCCTGATCAAGAACGCCAACTCGACCTGCCTGATCGGCCAGCCGCTCAAGCGCGACCTGGAGGCGCTGCTGCAACGCGAAGTGCGCATCGCCAACGACGCGAACTGCTTTGCGCTGTCTGAAGCGGCGGATGGCGCGGGCGCGGGCGCGCGAGTGGTGTTCGGCGTGATCCTCGGCACCGGCGTCGGCGGCGGCATCGTGGTCGACGGCAAGCTGCTGACCGGTGCCAATGCGATTGCGGGCGAATGGGGCCATAACCCGATGCCGGGCGAGTACCACAAGGACGCTTGCTATTGCGGACGCAAGGATTGTATTGAGCTGTACCTCTCCGGACCCGGCCTCGCGGCCGACCATCGCCGTGTCACCGGCGCCGACTTTTCGGCACTCGATATCGCGCGGCATGCCGCGAATGGCGACGCAGCGTGCGAAGTCACCCTGCAACGCCACGAAGCGCGCCTGGCGCGCGCGCTGGCGCAAGTCATCAACATCCTCGACCCCGACGTGATCGTGCTCGGTGGCGGACTTTCAAACATGGAACGACTTTACGAAAACGTGCCGCGCCTGTGGGGCGAACATGTCTTTTCCGATCGGGTGGCGACAAAACTTCTCAAGCACCGGCACGGCGATTCCTCCGGCGTGCGCGGCGCGGCGTGGTTGTGGCCATGA
- a CDS encoding AsmA family protein, translated as MKVLRILGITLGLLLALLAAGVGVLYALFDGEKIKAEASRTVLEKTQRRLDIAGTLELSIWPDVSIRVGRLTLSERGGKEEFLALDSARVAVAVMPLLSKQVRVRRIEVDGLKATVVKRKDGTLNIADLMGGNEERSRVGAGGTASTPLQIDIAGIKVANAQFTWRDEKSGGTAALSRLDFGTGRVQADSAKQALAIDALSLAATFADGASTAAVKLGLSAIDGNAQDLKIGKLTLDLDAKSGETALKAHLDSPVAAKLAAQTFALEQIAGSIDLANPRMPMKQLKLPLGGSLRADLAQQTAALELATQFDESKIATKLRVAKFAPLALGFDLDIDQLNVDKYLPPKQAEDKAAKEDKLDFSALKGLDVNGAIRIGALQVSKLKLAKLNAKIAIAGGRLDVSPLTLNLYEGAASGSLSLNAAGNSLALKQNLSGISINPLMKDLADKDLLEGRGTVALDVTSRGDSVAAMKKALAGSAAVSLKDGAIKGINLAQSLRDLKGKLGAKQDETQQAKAGDQTDFSELTASLKIANGIARNDDLAMKSPFLRLSGAGDIDIGGGQMNYVAKASVVGTSAGQGGKEVDQLKGVTVPVRVSGPFDKLAYQIEFGSLVSDAAKTKVEAKKEEVKARVEEKAKDKLKGLFGK; from the coding sequence ATGAAAGTACTCCGCATTCTCGGCATCACCCTTGGACTCCTGCTCGCCCTGCTCGCCGCGGGCGTCGGCGTGCTGTACGCATTGTTCGACGGCGAGAAGATCAAGGCCGAAGCCAGCCGTACCGTGCTGGAGAAAACCCAGCGCAGGCTCGACATCGCCGGCACGCTGGAACTCTCGATATGGCCGGATGTGAGCATCAGGGTGGGCCGCCTGACGCTGTCCGAGCGCGGCGGCAAGGAGGAATTCCTCGCACTCGACTCGGCGCGCGTCGCGGTGGCGGTGATGCCGCTGCTGTCGAAGCAGGTGCGGGTAAGGCGCATCGAGGTCGATGGCCTCAAGGCGACGGTGGTGAAGCGGAAGGACGGCACGCTCAACATTGCCGACCTCATGGGCGGCAATGAGGAAAGGTCGAGAGTCGGCGCTGGCGGTACGGCGAGTACGCCGTTGCAGATCGACATTGCCGGCATCAAGGTGGCGAATGCGCAATTCACCTGGCGCGACGAGAAGAGCGGCGGCACCGCGGCGCTTTCCAGGCTCGATTTCGGCACCGGGCGCGTGCAGGCCGACAGCGCGAAGCAGGCATTGGCCATCGACGCCCTGTCCCTCGCCGCGACGTTTGCGGACGGCGCCAGCACGGCGGCGGTCAAGCTGGGACTGTCGGCCATCGATGGCAACGCACAGGACTTGAAAATCGGCAAGCTGACCCTAGACCTCGACGCGAAGTCGGGCGAGACGGCACTCAAGGCCCATCTTGATTCGCCGGTGGCGGCGAAGCTCGCGGCGCAGACATTCGCGCTGGAACAGATCGCCGGCAGCATCGACCTGGCCAATCCGCGGATGCCCATGAAGCAGCTCAAGCTGCCACTCGGCGGCAGCCTGCGCGCCGACCTGGCGCAGCAGACGGCGGCGCTGGAACTCGCCACGCAGTTCGACGAATCGAAGATCGCAACGAAATTGAGGGTGGCGAAATTCGCGCCGCTGGCGCTGGGTTTCGACCTCGACATCGACCAGCTCAACGTGGACAAATACCTGCCGCCGAAGCAGGCCGAGGACAAGGCGGCAAAAGAGGACAAACTCGATTTCTCGGCGCTCAAGGGCCTCGACGTGAATGGCGCGATCCGCATCGGCGCGCTGCAGGTGTCGAAGCTGAAACTGGCGAAGCTGAACGCGAAGATCGCCATCGCCGGCGGCCGCCTTGATGTTTCGCCGCTGACGCTGAACCTCTACGAAGGCGCCGCCAGCGGCAGCCTGTCGCTCAACGCGGCGGGAAACAGCCTCGCCCTCAAACAGAATCTTTCCGGCATCAGCATCAACCCGCTGATGAAGGACCTCGCCGACAAGGACCTGCTGGAAGGGCGCGGCACTGTGGCGCTCGACGTCACCAGTCGCGGCGACAGCGTCGCGGCGATGAAGAAGGCGCTGGCCGGGTCCGCCGCGGTGAGCCTGAAAGACGGCGCGATCAAGGGCATCAACCTGGCGCAGAGCCTGCGCGACCTGAAGGGCAAGCTCGGCGCAAAGCAAGATGAAACCCAGCAGGCGAAGGCCGGTGACCAGACCGATTTCTCCGAACTCACCGCCTCGCTGAAAATCGCCAACGGCATCGCCCGCAACGACGACCTCGCCATGAAGTCGCCCTTCCTGCGCCTTTCCGGCGCCGGCGACATCGACATCGGCGGCGGGCAGATGAACTACGTCGCCAAGGCCAGCGTGGTCGGCACCAGCGCCGGCCAGGGCGGCAAGGAGGTCGACCAGTTGAAGGGCGTCACCGTGCCGGTGCGCGTCAGCGGCCCGTTCGACAAACTCGCCTACCAGATCGAGTTCGGCAGCCTGGTGTCGGACGCAGCCAAGACCAAGGTCGAAGCGAAGAAGGAAGAGGTCAAGGCCAGGGTCGAAGAGAAAGCCAAGGACAAGCTCAAGGGACTGTTCGGAAAATGA